The following are encoded together in the Candidatus Zixiibacteriota bacterium genome:
- a CDS encoding M1 family metallopeptidase, with protein sequence MKTSRFTLLFIVALFCSSSTAARAYDWNNLSEKDIEEIKAQRLQFFAEHTRGRGEAIAENQGGGLRLDGNQADFDVKHYAINLDLDFTTETISASVACQVRSLVAALTAIDLNLRNELTVDSVQVAGANVAFTHTNHLLSIALPAPVGLDQLVTAEVFYHGTPYYDGAAGMDFTFEFGTQLCWTKATPFRARYWWPCKDFPEDKADSLDLYIECPEIYDVATNGVRVSTTSLGGGRKIEHWQHRYPIVTYLVALCVADYVMNVSSWSHAGDTIPFLCYSLPGNAAAMSAFQTYGPQSLTILSDRFGTYPFITEKMGHADFGWTGAMEHQTFCMYSTDFHTDWVIAHESSHQWWGDMITCRTFNHIWINEGFASYCEALFMEATAGTNAYHNYMQTMKYLGPGSIYVENLTYAEIYDGNLSYNKAGWVLHMLRGVLGDSLFFAGVRAFANSQFRHGTANTQDFIDVVSPAVGQDISWFINEWIYGEGNPYYDLGYECRPDGLGDYQLTFFIEQVQTYPT encoded by the coding sequence ATGAAGACATCTCGATTTACACTGCTTTTCATCGTTGCTCTCTTTTGCTCATCCTCGACTGCCGCACGGGCCTACGATTGGAACAACCTCAGCGAAAAAGACATTGAGGAGATTAAGGCTCAGCGCCTGCAGTTCTTCGCTGAACACACCCGTGGGCGCGGCGAAGCGATCGCTGAGAACCAGGGTGGCGGTCTGCGTCTTGACGGCAACCAGGCCGACTTCGACGTCAAGCACTATGCCATCAATCTCGATCTTGACTTCACCACCGAAACCATCAGCGCCTCGGTCGCCTGCCAGGTTCGTTCGTTAGTCGCCGCTCTGACAGCGATCGACCTCAATTTGCGCAACGAACTCACGGTCGATTCGGTGCAGGTCGCGGGTGCCAACGTCGCATTTACGCACACAAACCACCTGCTCTCGATCGCGCTCCCCGCTCCCGTTGGTCTCGACCAGTTGGTTACAGCCGAAGTCTTTTATCATGGCACGCCTTACTACGACGGCGCTGCCGGCATGGATTTCACCTTCGAATTCGGCACGCAGCTCTGTTGGACCAAGGCCACGCCGTTTCGCGCGCGATACTGGTGGCCGTGCAAGGATTTTCCCGAAGATAAGGCCGATTCGCTTGACCTCTATATCGAGTGTCCCGAAATCTATGACGTCGCCACCAACGGCGTTCGCGTCTCGACCACTTCTCTTGGCGGGGGACGAAAAATCGAGCACTGGCAGCATCGCTATCCGATCGTCACTTATCTGGTCGCCCTCTGCGTCGCCGACTACGTCATGAATGTCTCCAGTTGGAGCCACGCTGGTGACACAATTCCGTTTCTATGTTACTCGCTGCCGGGCAACGCTGCGGCCATGTCCGCCTTCCAAACCTATGGCCCGCAATCGCTCACAATTCTCAGCGACCGGTTTGGAACCTATCCGTTCATCACCGAGAAGATGGGACACGCCGACTTCGGTTGGACCGGCGCCATGGAACACCAGACCTTCTGCATGTACTCGACCGACTTTCATACCGACTGGGTGATTGCGCATGAGTCGAGCCATCAATGGTGGGGCGACATGATTACCTGTCGCACCTTCAATCATATCTGGATCAACGAAGGATTCGCCTCCTATTGCGAAGCTCTGTTCATGGAGGCCACCGCCGGTACGAACGCCTACCACAACTACATGCAGACGATGAAATACCTCGGCCCTGGCTCGATCTATGTCGAAAACCTCACCTATGCCGAAATCTACGATGGTAATCTTTCTTACAACAAAGCCGGCTGGGTGCTCCACATGCTGCGCGGCGTCCTCGGTGATTCGCTCTTTTTCGCTGGTGTGCGTGCCTTCGCCAATTCTCAGTTCCGGCACGGCACCGCCAATACGCAGGATTTTATCGATGTCGTCTCGCCGGCAGTCGGTCAGGACATCTCGTGGTTCATCAATGAGTGGATCTACGGGGAAGGGAACCCGTATTACGACCTCGGTTACGAGTGCCGCCCCGATGGCCTTGGTGATTACCAGTTGACGTTTTTCATTGAACAGGTGCAGACCTATCCGAC
- a CDS encoding thrombospondin type 3 repeat-containing protein, which produces MSVILRVPRTPVDSRADAALALSLRPVNHKESRMITAMSGPRIATVLLLSVAVFIGSTALVAAKNYRSADVRSVHVSAQPQLLPAVSEQTVSFSDFQHQWSSLNLLAAQRWRHPSVAANGLGVMARMYEYYDGVFDSSYTYLNGSVNFGTSWTGCCFLDLYGGSYPSVDYYGTATQMYGTFVPPSSFQGGAAFMLVNIPDPGNSASWSVTYFSLFGLGWNTMRATDLAADNGQQSWNWGFQSAILNHASDPAVNNIPTLFGRQNNMPFGSYYGQFPNCQTTAAAIDHQTGKTYAVYDYIDSTDLQYKLFLRQDQLNNWTLPTDAAVKELADNDEHLRYPDISADSGYIVVAAAVYHDSAAADFDIVAFRTADGDVDNLSSISVIADSPDPENYPVLTDIVGDTVGCVFEKLNRLYASWSFDKGATWTPPIQVSAAGDSIVSEYRTTHFNVGLRGHVYAQRYVVGNPAVSIELAEYDLGLPDSDIDGVIDLVDNCPTNPNPGQEDADNDGMGDVCDFCPNDSLNDADADGACGDVDNCLGVWNPSQADLDADLVGDDCDNCPGNANPGQADADGDAIGDLCDTCTDTDGDGYGNPGFAGNTCPTDNCPYAANPLQTDSDLDGIGDVCDVCGDADGNGLHNISDAVFLVNYIFIGGLPPVPTLIADCDCSGIVNISDVVYLINYIFSAGPAPCATCP; this is translated from the coding sequence ATGTCGGTGATCCTGCGTGTGCCGCGAACTCCTGTCGATTCGCGCGCCGATGCCGCGTTGGCCTTGAGTCTGCGCCCGGTAAACCACAAGGAGTCAAGGATGATTACTGCGATGTCCGGTCCTCGCATCGCGACAGTGCTGCTTCTGTCGGTGGCCGTCTTCATCGGTTCAACCGCGCTTGTCGCCGCCAAAAACTACCGTTCAGCCGACGTACGTTCAGTGCACGTTTCCGCACAGCCGCAGCTTTTGCCGGCGGTATCCGAACAGACGGTTTCCTTCAGCGATTTCCAACACCAGTGGTCTTCCCTCAATCTTTTGGCTGCTCAACGGTGGCGTCACCCGTCAGTCGCCGCCAATGGCCTTGGCGTCATGGCGCGAATGTACGAATACTATGATGGCGTTTTTGATTCCAGCTATACCTATCTCAATGGCTCGGTGAATTTCGGTACCTCCTGGACCGGCTGTTGCTTCCTCGACCTGTACGGGGGGAGCTATCCGTCGGTCGACTACTATGGCACCGCCACCCAGATGTACGGCACCTTCGTTCCGCCGTCCTCGTTTCAAGGCGGTGCGGCCTTTATGCTGGTCAACATCCCCGATCCCGGCAATTCCGCCTCCTGGTCAGTGACCTACTTCAGCCTTTTTGGCCTCGGCTGGAACACGATGCGGGCCACGGATCTTGCTGCCGACAACGGCCAGCAGTCATGGAATTGGGGTTTTCAGTCGGCGATTCTCAACCACGCGTCCGATCCCGCCGTCAACAATATCCCGACCCTTTTTGGCCGCCAGAACAACATGCCATTTGGAAGTTACTATGGCCAATTTCCCAATTGCCAGACGACCGCGGCCGCGATCGATCATCAAACGGGCAAGACTTACGCGGTCTACGACTATATCGACTCGACCGATTTGCAGTACAAATTGTTCCTGCGCCAGGATCAACTGAACAACTGGACTCTGCCTACCGATGCGGCGGTCAAAGAACTCGCCGATAACGACGAGCATCTCCGTTACCCCGATATCTCGGCCGACAGCGGGTATATCGTTGTGGCTGCCGCGGTCTACCATGATTCGGCCGCTGCGGATTTTGACATTGTCGCCTTTCGCACTGCCGATGGCGATGTCGACAACCTCAGCAGCATCTCCGTCATCGCCGATTCTCCGGATCCCGAGAACTACCCGGTCCTGACGGATATCGTCGGCGACACGGTCGGATGCGTCTTCGAAAAGCTGAACCGTCTGTATGCCTCATGGTCGTTTGACAAAGGCGCCACGTGGACGCCGCCGATACAGGTGAGCGCCGCCGGAGACTCGATCGTCTCCGAGTATCGCACCACGCATTTCAACGTCGGTCTGCGCGGCCATGTCTATGCCCAGCGCTATGTCGTCGGCAACCCCGCTGTCTCCATCGAGCTGGCCGAATACGATCTCGGCCTTCCCGATTCCGACATCGACGGCGTGATCGACCTGGTCGATAATTGCCCGACCAATCCTAACCCGGGGCAGGAAGACGCCGACAATGACGGTATGGGGGATGTCTGCGACTTCTGCCCGAATGATTCCCTCAACGATGCCGATGCCGACGGCGCCTGCGGCGACGTAGACAATTGCCTCGGGGTCTGGAACCCATCGCAGGCGGATCTCGATGCCGATCTCGTCGGCGACGATTGTGACAATTGCCCCGGCAACGCCAATCCCGGCCAGGCCGATGCGGATGGCGACGCTATTGGCGATCTCTGCGACACCTGCACCGACACCGATGGCGACGGCTACGGCAATCCCGGATTTGCAGGCAATACCTGTCCGACTGACAATTGCCCGTACGCCGCCAACCCCCTCCAGACGGACTCCGATCTTGATGGCATTGGCGATGTCTGTGATGTCTGTGGCGATGCTGACGGCAACGGTCTCCACAACATTTCCGACGCGGTGTTCCTAGTCAATTACATCTTCATAGGTGGTCTGCCGCCCGTGCCGACACTGATCGCTGATTGCGATTGCAGCGGTATCGTCAACATCTCCGATGTGGTTTATCTGATCAATTACATCTTCAGCGCCGGTCCTGCGCCTTGTGCCACCTGCCCGTGA
- a CDS encoding glycosyltransferase family 2 protein, protein MNPTAISVIIPTYNRAHLICRAIDSVVPQLEADDELIVVDDGSADNTADVVARYGDRIKYVRQRNGGCGAARNRGVQEASRPLLTFLDSDDEWMPDHNLILRAIMAARPDVLFCFTNFRTRFSDGTIRHFSLESQHNRDLDWEEIVGPARKLSSFMKLPPGVSDYTCHETENLYRSLCGTSYMSADTMIVRKQEAGAALWFADDTKVAEELECGARLAAAGKGLYVHYESTLVHHHQGDQLVDHSWFDMADSRITVMQRIWGKDHTFLQNHGHYYRQQLRADRMVRVGGYLVQGKTREARQEIALTHDVPHSYRLLAQLPGNVARGLLSFRRALKSVLKSVAIVVSLLPIDGVAPETDLAAVSELVTQSAQFCSTVLSLAV, encoded by the coding sequence ATGAATCCAACTGCCATCTCAGTCATCATCCCTACCTACAACCGCGCCCATCTCATCTGCCGTGCGATCGACTCGGTCGTGCCACAACTTGAAGCAGATGATGAGCTGATTGTTGTCGATGATGGTTCGGCTGATAACACTGCGGACGTGGTGGCCCGATATGGCGATCGCATCAAGTACGTTCGCCAGCGTAACGGCGGCTGCGGCGCTGCCCGTAATCGCGGCGTGCAGGAAGCCAGTCGTCCGCTGCTCACTTTTCTCGATTCTGACGACGAATGGATGCCGGATCATAACCTGATACTGCGGGCGATCATGGCGGCCCGTCCCGATGTGCTCTTCTGCTTCACGAACTTTCGCACCCGCTTCAGCGATGGGACCATTCGCCACTTCTCATTGGAGTCGCAGCACAACCGCGATCTCGATTGGGAAGAAATCGTGGGGCCGGCGCGCAAGCTTTCTTCCTTCATGAAGCTCCCGCCCGGCGTCAGCGATTACACCTGTCACGAGACCGAGAACCTCTATCGTTCGCTTTGCGGCACCAGCTATATGTCGGCTGATACGATGATAGTCCGCAAGCAGGAAGCCGGCGCGGCCCTTTGGTTTGCCGACGATACCAAAGTCGCGGAAGAACTCGAGTGCGGCGCGCGACTCGCGGCCGCCGGCAAGGGGCTTTACGTTCACTACGAAAGCACGCTGGTCCACCATCATCAGGGCGATCAGCTGGTCGATCACAGCTGGTTCGACATGGCCGACTCGCGCATCACTGTCATGCAGCGGATTTGGGGGAAAGACCACACCTTTCTTCAAAACCACGGCCACTACTACCGTCAGCAGTTGCGCGCCGATCGCATGGTTCGCGTGGGCGGCTACCTGGTGCAGGGCAAGACCCGCGAAGCGCGTCAGGAAATCGCACTGACTCACGATGTGCCGCATTCCTATCGCTTGCTGGCACAACTTCCCGGCAATGTTGCGAGGGGACTGCTCTCGTTCCGCCGTGCACTTAAGTCTGTCTTGAAGAGTGTCGCGATTGTGGTCAGCTTGCTGCCGATTGATGGAGTCGCGCCGGAAACTGACTTGGCTGCGGTCTCAGAACTTGTGACGCAGTCTGCCCAGTTTTGCTCGACGGTTCTGAGCCTGGCAGTCTAA
- a CDS encoding serine hydrolase: MPVLRLLIALLVHQLLATSVTFSQNGPGDPQPSVAPETRASEKRPAVVINNWADLDTYLNSALSTLPTPGLSAAVVSHGKTLWSKGYGMANIPGSRPVYDTSLFRQASISKTVTATALMQLWERGLFELDDPINSYLPFAVTNPNFPGTPITFRMLMNHSSSIQDNWNVLVATTTTGGDSPISLGSFLNDYLVPGGAYYDASANYRNTVPGSQYYYTNVGNAVGGYLVEVISGIPFNIYCRDSIFTPLGMTRSGWLLAEINQSNLVTPYVWNGSGFVPDFNYNMPWYPAVSFVTTATELARFVSAYTESGILDGSRVLDSATIAMMLVTTSGSAGVAWHRQSWFTQTHGTQILWGHGGSYPGVRTQEYFSPAGRSGAVLMINTRYTGDQDFENRFYDVFDELLDLAFDDDADSIPDRFDNCKTTANTSQLEQDGDGLGDACDNCPLVANANQLDTDGDLLGDACDPDADGDGLLNGSDNCPLVSNLGQQDADVDSIGDACDNCPMISNRDQTDENHDGTGDACDGFVHIHAQDLVDTIYAAVNFEYYLKAVGGTPPYTWSLFGGDLPFGLELDLGTTGRIHGKPTYPAEYFFSIGTVDAGAPAKADTASLSIVVLPPLYICGDADGSGGVSISDAVFLIAYIFSGGPAPNPPLAGDVDCSGIATISDVVYLIAYIFSGGPAPCAAC, translated from the coding sequence ATGCCTGTTCTCCGATTGCTTATCGCCCTGCTCGTTCACCAATTGCTTGCTACATCTGTGACATTCTCTCAAAACGGCCCCGGCGATCCGCAACCTTCAGTCGCCCCAGAAACGCGAGCGTCCGAGAAGAGACCGGCGGTAGTAATCAATAATTGGGCTGACCTGGACACTTACCTGAACTCCGCGCTGTCGACCTTGCCGACGCCGGGGCTGTCGGCTGCTGTTGTTTCGCATGGCAAGACTCTCTGGAGCAAGGGATACGGAATGGCAAATATCCCGGGTTCTCGACCGGTATACGACACTTCCCTCTTCCGCCAGGCATCAATATCGAAGACGGTGACGGCAACGGCGCTCATGCAACTATGGGAGCGCGGGTTATTCGAGCTTGATGATCCCATCAACTCATATCTTCCCTTTGCCGTCACCAACCCGAACTTCCCTGGCACGCCGATCACGTTTCGGATGTTAATGAATCATTCCTCTTCGATTCAGGACAATTGGAATGTATTGGTGGCGACAACGACGACCGGCGGCGACTCGCCCATCTCCCTGGGCAGCTTTCTGAACGATTATCTCGTGCCCGGTGGTGCCTACTATGATGCCAGTGCCAACTACCGCAATACTGTTCCGGGAAGCCAGTACTACTACACTAACGTTGGCAATGCCGTCGGGGGATATCTTGTCGAGGTCATCAGTGGCATTCCATTCAATATTTACTGCCGCGATTCGATCTTCACGCCTTTGGGAATGACCCGTTCGGGATGGTTATTGGCAGAGATCAACCAGTCGAATCTTGTTACACCTTACGTCTGGAACGGAAGCGGATTTGTGCCCGACTTCAACTACAATATGCCGTGGTATCCTGCCGTTTCGTTTGTCACAACCGCGACCGAGTTGGCACGCTTTGTGTCGGCGTATACCGAGTCGGGCATCCTCGATGGATCACGAGTGCTTGACAGCGCAACCATTGCCATGATGCTGGTGACCACGTCCGGTAGCGCCGGTGTCGCCTGGCATCGGCAGTCGTGGTTCACGCAGACGCACGGAACGCAGATACTCTGGGGGCATGGCGGATCGTATCCGGGGGTTCGAACACAGGAGTACTTCTCGCCGGCAGGACGTTCCGGAGCAGTACTCATGATTAACACGCGCTATACCGGCGACCAGGATTTTGAGAATCGTTTTTATGATGTATTTGACGAACTTCTGGACCTCGCATTCGACGACGACGCGGATTCGATTCCTGACCGTTTTGACAACTGCAAAACCACTGCTAATACCTCGCAATTGGAGCAAGACGGGGACGGCTTGGGAGATGCGTGCGACAACTGCCCGCTTGTAGCCAACGCAAATCAGCTTGATACCGATGGCGACCTCCTGGGGGATGCTTGCGATCCCGACGCCGACGGCGATGGACTTCTCAATGGGTCCGACAACTGCCCGCTTGTCAGTAATCTCGGTCAGCAAGACGCTGATGTTGACTCGATTGGTGATGCCTGCGATAATTGTCCCATGATCTCCAACCGCGACCAAACTGACGAAAACCATGACGGAACGGGCGATGCCTGCGACGGCTTCGTGCACATCCACGCCCAGGATCTTGTCGACACCATCTATGCCGCTGTCAATTTCGAGTACTATTTAAAGGCGGTTGGCGGGACTCCCCCGTATACCTGGAGCCTATTCGGCGGTGACCTGCCCTTTGGTCTCGAACTGGATCTGGGGACGACAGGACGGATTCACGGCAAACCGACCTATCCGGCCGAATATTTCTTTTCGATCGGTACAGTGGATGCCGGCGCACCGGCCAAGGCCGACACAGCCAGTCTGAGCATTGTCGTTCTGCCGCCGCTGTACATCTGTGGTGATGCTGATGGGAGCGGCGGTGTATCGATATCAGATGCAGTCTTCTTGATCGCGTACATCTTCAGCGGTGGTCCGGCACCGAATCCACCGCTCGCGGGTGACGTTGATTGCAGCGGGATCGCGACGATTTCGGACGTTGTCTACTTAATCGCGTACATTTTTTCCGGTGGTCCGGCGCCGTGCGCCGCGTGTTAG
- the aceK gene encoding bifunctional isocitrate dehydrogenase kinase/phosphatase, with protein MQIPNASTPADLAGAAAQIVLDSFIDYQRRFVVITRRARKRFEERDWPGIRADSVERMDLYEVCLTETESRLDELLHDRLHERPLWLEMKSAFPALLSGRHDGDLAKTFFNSVTRKVFSTVGVDREIEYFRLSAPHRTAVAMTEICTRHPGSRPTAEAVRELLIGQNFSIAWEDLDRDAALVAQEIDLFLWPIISYGDFEAIEMIKAPFFRNKVAYLVGRICIGKRSCLPLVLPVYHGDRGIYVDTALLAERDVSVVFSFAFSYFLVEINRHDALIQFIRSILPEKPVAELYVSIGYNRHGKTEFYRDLHRFVHRSHEQFVVAPGREGSVMIVFTLPDYDFVFKVVKDYPCYLRSRDETSKTTDRQDVMERYSLVRHRDRVGRMVDTQEFENLRFRKWRFSEQLLTEFAAAAHDAVTLEPHHVVIHHLYLQRKVTPLLMYLMQEKDPEQVRRVVLDFGYFLKDLAATGIFPSDLFNIWNYGVTRRGRVVLFDYDDVWPLEKPNFRDKPLPRDEFEEMESEQEWIVAMPDDYFMDEIERYSGMPDRLRAAFRQVHGDLFTADFWRDMQRRVRAGEVVDITPYDRSRRFVR; from the coding sequence GTGCAAATTCCCAATGCCTCCACCCCTGCCGACCTGGCCGGCGCTGCCGCCCAGATCGTACTTGACTCCTTCATCGATTACCAACGGCGCTTCGTTGTCATCACCCGTCGTGCTCGCAAACGCTTCGAAGAGCGCGACTGGCCCGGAATTCGAGCGGATTCTGTCGAGCGCATGGATCTCTACGAGGTCTGCCTCACGGAAACCGAGTCCCGCCTCGATGAGCTTTTGCACGACCGTCTCCACGAGCGTCCTCTCTGGCTCGAGATGAAGAGTGCGTTTCCGGCGCTCCTGAGCGGCCGCCACGACGGCGATTTGGCCAAGACCTTCTTTAACTCTGTCACGCGCAAGGTCTTCTCTACCGTCGGTGTTGACCGCGAAATCGAGTACTTCCGCCTCTCAGCCCCGCATCGGACAGCCGTTGCGATGACGGAGATCTGCACGCGCCATCCCGGGAGCCGCCCCACCGCCGAAGCGGTTCGCGAGCTGCTGATTGGCCAGAATTTCAGCATCGCTTGGGAAGACCTCGACCGCGATGCCGCCCTCGTCGCTCAGGAAATCGACTTGTTTCTTTGGCCGATCATCAGCTACGGTGATTTCGAGGCTATTGAAATGATCAAGGCTCCCTTCTTCCGCAACAAGGTCGCCTATCTTGTCGGCCGCATCTGTATCGGCAAGCGCAGTTGTTTGCCCCTCGTGTTGCCGGTTTATCACGGCGATCGCGGCATTTACGTTGATACCGCGCTCCTTGCTGAACGCGACGTCAGCGTGGTCTTCAGCTTCGCCTTCTCCTACTTCCTCGTCGAAATCAATCGCCACGATGCACTGATCCAATTCATCCGCAGCATCCTGCCCGAGAAACCGGTCGCGGAACTCTATGTCTCCATCGGTTACAACCGCCACGGCAAGACCGAGTTCTATCGTGACCTGCATCGCTTTGTTCACCGCTCGCACGAGCAGTTCGTCGTCGCACCGGGACGCGAAGGCTCGGTCATGATTGTGTTCACGCTGCCCGACTACGATTTTGTCTTCAAAGTCGTCAAGGACTACCCCTGTTATCTGCGCTCGCGCGACGAAACCTCGAAAACGACTGATCGCCAAGATGTCATGGAGCGCTATAGTCTGGTTCGTCACCGCGATCGCGTCGGCCGGATGGTGGACACGCAGGAATTTGAAAATCTGCGTTTTCGCAAGTGGCGTTTCTCCGAGCAACTCCTGACCGAATTCGCCGCGGCTGCCCACGATGCCGTCACTCTGGAGCCGCATCACGTCGTCATTCATCACCTCTACCTCCAACGCAAAGTCACGCCGTTGCTGATGTACTTGATGCAGGAAAAAGACCCCGAGCAGGTGCGGCGCGTCGTACTGGATTTCGGCTATTTCCTCAAGGACTTGGCCGCCACCGGCATTTTCCCCAGCGACTTGTTCAACATCTGGAACTACGGCGTTACCCGGCGCGGCCGCGTCGTGCTTTTCGATTACGACGATGTCTGGCCCCTGGAAAAACCGAACTTCCGCGACAAGCCGCTGCCGCGCGACGAATTCGAGGAGATGGAATCGGAGCAGGAGTGGATCGTCGCCATGCCGGATGACTACTTCATGGACGAAATCGAACGCTATTCCGGTATGCCCGATCGCCTCCGCGCCGCATTTCGCCAGGTGCATGGCGATCTGTTCACCGCCGACTTCTGGCGTGACATGCAGCGCCGCGTCCGCGCCGGGGAAGTGGTCGACATCACCCCCTACGACCGCAGCCGCCGCTTTGTTCGTTAG
- a CDS encoding cysteine--tRNA ligase, which translates to MALKFYNTLTRKLEEFNSIHPGEVRLYTCGPTVYNHAHIGNFRAYMFEDLLRRYLKYRGYKVTQVMNLTDIDDKTIKGSIAKGVSLDEYTAVYIQGFFEDIDALRIERAEHYPPATTHVPEMVALVKKLLDRGVAYRAGNDIYFSIAKFPHYGKLSHMDLSQLQAGASQRVAADEYEKEQVSDFALWKGWDPADGNVFWETEIGKGRPGWHLECSAMSMKYLGEQFDIHTGGVDNMFPHHENEIAQSEAATGKPFVNYWLHCAHLVVDGKKMSKSLGNFYTVRELLDQGHPAVAIRFLLMSTHYRASLNFTFDGLDGAKAAIQRLRDFIDNLPNGIKNVPSGKVDEYVDRVKQGFTDGLDDDLNISPALAAIFDFVRDINRLIVEGGISSDDAAKVIATMEGFDSVLGVLHKETVSLDQEVEALIAERIAARKARDFKRSDAIRDQLLAMGIVLEDTPQGTVWKKKL; encoded by the coding sequence ATGGCACTCAAGTTCTACAATACCTTGACTCGCAAATTGGAAGAGTTCAATTCCATCCACCCCGGCGAGGTGCGCTTGTACACCTGCGGCCCCACGGTCTACAATCACGCGCACATCGGCAACTTCCGCGCTTACATGTTCGAGGACTTGCTCCGCCGTTACCTCAAGTATCGCGGCTACAAGGTTACGCAGGTGATGAACCTGACCGACATTGATGACAAGACGATCAAAGGCTCGATTGCCAAGGGGGTCAGTCTCGACGAATACACGGCCGTCTATATCCAGGGTTTCTTTGAGGACATCGATGCGCTTCGCATCGAGCGTGCCGAGCACTATCCGCCGGCGACGACCCACGTTCCCGAAATGGTGGCACTGGTCAAGAAGCTGCTTGACCGCGGCGTCGCCTACCGGGCCGGCAACGACATCTACTTCTCGATCGCCAAGTTCCCGCACTACGGCAAGCTCTCGCACATGGATCTCTCCCAATTACAGGCCGGTGCTTCCCAGCGTGTCGCTGCCGACGAGTACGAGAAAGAGCAGGTCTCTGATTTCGCGCTCTGGAAGGGCTGGGATCCGGCCGACGGCAACGTCTTCTGGGAGACCGAAATCGGCAAGGGCCGTCCCGGCTGGCATCTCGAGTGCTCGGCCATGTCGATGAAGTATCTCGGTGAGCAGTTCGACATTCACACCGGCGGTGTCGACAACATGTTCCCGCACCACGAAAATGAAATCGCGCAGTCGGAGGCCGCAACCGGAAAACCGTTCGTCAACTACTGGCTCCATTGCGCCCATCTCGTGGTCGACGGCAAAAAGATGTCGAAATCGCTCGGCAATTTCTATACGGTACGCGAGTTGCTCGACCAAGGCCATCCGGCGGTCGCGATCCGCTTTCTATTGATGTCCACGCACTATCGCGCCTCCCTCAACTTCACCTTTGACGGCCTCGACGGCGCCAAGGCGGCGATTCAACGCTTGCGCGACTTCATCGACAACTTGCCCAACGGTATCAAGAATGTCCCTTCCGGCAAAGTTGACGAGTACGTTGACCGCGTCAAACAGGGCTTCACCGACGGACTCGACGACGATCTCAATATTTCGCCTGCACTGGCCGCCATTTTCGACTTTGTGCGCGACATCAACCGCCTCATTGTTGAGGGCGGTATCTCCAGTGACGATGCGGCCAAGGTGATCGCCACCATGGAAGGTTTCGACTCCGTCCTCGGCGTGCTGCACAAGGAAACGGTCTCGCTCGATCAGGAAGTCGAGGCGCTCATCGCTGAACGCATCGCGGCTCGCAAAGCCCGCGATTTCAAGCGGTCGGATGCCATCCGCGACCAGCTGCTCGCCATGGGGATCGTCCTCGAGGACACCCCCCAGGGCACCGTCTGGAAGAAGAAGTTGTAG